A genome region from Streptomyces sp. S4.7 includes the following:
- a CDS encoding MFS transporter: MTALEPSDAAVAAEAAPPAPPAPPLAVGPGGDGILGRAHRGLSIGIICVVLLIAFEATAVGTAMPVAARELRGVSLYAFAFSAYFTTSLFAMVLSGQWADRSGPLRPLVTGITAFAVGLLLSGTAGAMWLFIAGRAVQGLGGGLVIVALYVVVSRAYSERLRPAIMAAFAASWVIPSVVGPLASGTVTEHLGWRWVFIGIPVLVVLPLATALPAIRKMAAGPAQPADHTVPVPAFDRRRIRLALAISLGAGLLQYAGQDLNWWSLLPGAAGAALIVPAVLGLLPPGTYRAARGMPSVVLLRGVAAGSFIAAESFVPLMLVTQRGLSPTLAGLSLAVGGATWALGSYIQSRPRMEPHRERLLMGGMALVAASIAAAPSVLIEWVPVWVVGVAWAVGCLGMGAVIASTSVLLLKLSPPEEAGTNSAALQISDGLSNVLLLAAGGAAFAALGGGAVGAHDLTSADASHPAAFAAVFLPMAAVALAGVWVATRVRTR; the protein is encoded by the coding sequence ATGACCGCCCTCGAACCGAGCGACGCCGCCGTCGCCGCCGAAGCCGCCCCGCCCGCGCCGCCCGCCCCACCTCTCGCGGTCGGCCCCGGCGGCGACGGCATCCTCGGCAGGGCCCACCGGGGCTTGAGCATCGGCATCATCTGCGTCGTCCTGCTGATCGCCTTCGAGGCCACGGCGGTCGGTACGGCGATGCCGGTGGCCGCCCGCGAACTGCGGGGCGTCTCGCTGTACGCGTTCGCCTTCTCCGCGTACTTCACCACCAGCCTCTTCGCGATGGTGCTCTCCGGGCAGTGGGCCGACCGCAGCGGCCCGCTCCGGCCGCTCGTCACCGGGATCACCGCCTTCGCGGTCGGACTGCTGCTCTCCGGCACGGCCGGCGCGATGTGGCTGTTCATCGCGGGCCGGGCGGTCCAGGGGCTCGGCGGCGGGCTGGTGATCGTCGCGCTGTACGTCGTCGTCAGCCGCGCCTACTCGGAGCGGCTGCGGCCCGCGATCATGGCCGCGTTCGCGGCGAGCTGGGTCATCCCCTCGGTCGTCGGGCCGCTCGCCTCCGGCACGGTCACCGAACACCTCGGCTGGCGCTGGGTGTTCATCGGCATCCCGGTGCTGGTGGTGCTGCCGCTGGCGACCGCGCTGCCCGCGATCCGGAAGATGGCGGCGGGGCCCGCCCAGCCGGCCGACCACACTGTGCCCGTACCGGCCTTCGACCGGCGCCGGATCCGGCTGGCGCTGGCGATCTCGCTCGGCGCGGGCCTGCTCCAGTACGCGGGCCAGGACCTGAACTGGTGGTCCCTGCTGCCCGGCGCGGCGGGTGCCGCGCTGATCGTGCCCGCCGTGCTCGGCCTGCTGCCGCCCGGCACCTACCGCGCCGCCCGCGGCATGCCGTCGGTCGTCCTGTTGCGCGGCGTCGCGGCCGGCTCCTTCATCGCGGCGGAGAGCTTCGTACCGCTGATGCTCGTCACCCAGCGGGGCCTGTCCCCGACGCTGGCGGGCCTCTCGCTGGCCGTCGGCGGCGCGACGTGGGCCCTCGGCTCGTACATCCAGTCCCGCCCCCGCATGGAACCGCACCGCGAACGGCTGCTGATGGGCGGCATGGCGCTGGTCGCCGCCTCCATCGCCGCGGCCCCGAGCGTGCTGATCGAGTGGGTCCCGGTCTGGGTCGTGGGCGTCGCCTGGGCGGTCGGCTGTCTCGGCATGGGCGCGGTGATCGCGTCAACGAGCGTGCTGCTGCTGAAGCTCTCACCTCCCGAGGAGGCGGGCACGAACTCCGCCGCGCTCCAGATATCCGACGGCCTCTCGAACGTCCTGCTGCTGGCGGCGGGCGGCGCGGCGTTCGCGGCCCTGGGCGGCGGCGCGGTCGGCGCCCACGACCTCACCTCGGCCGACGCCTCCCACCCGGCCGCGTTCGCCGCGGTGTTCCTCCCCATGGCCGCGGTGGCGCTGGCTGGGGTGTGGGTGGCGACGAGGGTACGGACGCGGTGA
- a CDS encoding DEAD/DEAH box helicase — MTTTASHHLSPAFPGRAPWGTANKLRAWQEKALERYLQEQPRDFLAVATPGAGKTTFALTLASWLLHHHVVQQITVVAPTEHLKKQWADAAARIGIKLDPEYSAGPLSKEYHGVAVTYAGVGVRPMLHRNRCEQRKTLVILDEIHHAGDSKSWGEACLEAFEPAARRLALTGTPFRSDTNPIPFVAYEEGDDGIRRSSADYTYGYGNALGDGVVRPVIFLSYSGNMRWRTKAGDEIAAKLGEPMTKDAISQAWRTALDPRGEWMPNVLRAADRRLTEVRKSIPDAGGLVIATDQASARAYAKIVREITGTKATVVLSDEAAASKRIDEFSAGQERWMVAVRMVSEGVDVPRLAVGVYATTIATPLFFAQAVGRFVRSRRRGETASVFLPTIPGLLGFANEMEMERDHVLDKPKKAGEEDPYAESEKEMAEAERQEDEDTGEQDTLPFEALESDAVFDRVLYDGAEFGMQAHPGSEEEQDYLGIPGLLEPDQVQMLLQKRQARQIAHSRKKPDAEADLLELPADRRPVVSHKELLELRKQLNTMVGAYVHQSGKPHSVIHTELRRVCGGPPSAEATGGQLRERIRKVQEWATRMR, encoded by the coding sequence GTGACTACTACCGCCTCCCACCACCTCTCACCCGCCTTCCCCGGCCGCGCGCCCTGGGGCACCGCCAACAAGCTGCGCGCCTGGCAGGAGAAGGCGCTGGAGCGATATCTCCAGGAGCAGCCGCGCGACTTCCTCGCCGTCGCGACCCCCGGCGCCGGGAAGACCACCTTCGCGCTGACCCTCGCGTCCTGGCTGCTGCACCACCATGTCGTGCAGCAGATCACCGTCGTCGCGCCGACCGAGCACCTCAAGAAGCAGTGGGCGGACGCCGCCGCGCGGATAGGGATCAAGCTCGACCCGGAGTACAGCGCGGGGCCGCTGAGCAAGGAGTACCACGGGGTCGCCGTGACGTACGCGGGCGTCGGCGTACGGCCCATGCTCCACCGCAACCGCTGCGAGCAGCGCAAGACCCTGGTGATCCTCGACGAGATCCACCACGCCGGTGACTCCAAGTCCTGGGGCGAGGCGTGTCTCGAGGCCTTCGAGCCGGCCGCCAGGCGGCTCGCGCTGACCGGCACGCCCTTCAGGTCCGACACCAACCCGATCCCCTTCGTCGCGTACGAGGAGGGCGACGACGGCATCCGCCGCTCGTCCGCCGACTACACCTACGGCTACGGCAACGCGCTGGGCGACGGCGTCGTGCGCCCCGTCATCTTCCTCAGCTACAGCGGCAACATGCGCTGGCGCACCAAGGCCGGTGACGAGATCGCCGCCAAGCTCGGCGAGCCCATGACGAAGGACGCGATCTCGCAGGCGTGGCGCACCGCGCTCGACCCGCGCGGCGAGTGGATGCCCAACGTGCTGCGCGCCGCCGACCGCCGGCTCACCGAGGTGCGCAAGTCCATCCCGGACGCCGGCGGGCTGGTCATCGCCACCGACCAGGCCTCGGCGCGCGCCTACGCCAAGATCGTCCGTGAGATCACCGGGACGAAGGCGACCGTCGTGCTCTCCGACGAGGCCGCCGCCTCCAAGCGCATCGACGAGTTCAGCGCGGGCCAGGAGCGCTGGATGGTCGCCGTGCGCATGGTGTCGGAGGGCGTCGATGTGCCGCGCCTCGCGGTCGGCGTGTACGCCACGACCATCGCGACGCCCCTGTTCTTCGCGCAGGCCGTCGGCCGTTTCGTCCGGTCCAGACGGCGCGGCGAGACGGCGTCCGTCTTCCTGCCCACCATCCCCGGTCTCCTCGGTTTCGCCAACGAGATGGAGATGGAGCGCGACCACGTCCTCGACAAGCCGAAGAAGGCCGGCGAGGAGGACCCGTACGCCGAGTCCGAGAAGGAGATGGCGGAGGCCGAGCGCCAGGAGGACGAGGACACCGGCGAGCAGGACACGCTGCCCTTCGAGGCGCTGGAGTCCGACGCGGTCTTCGACCGGGTGCTGTACGACGGTGCCGAGTTCGGCATGCAGGCGCACCCCGGCAGCGAGGAGGAGCAGGACTACCTCGGCATCCCCGGCCTTCTGGAGCCCGACCAGGTGCAGATGCTCCTCCAGAAGCGGCAGGCCCGGCAGATCGCGCACAGCCGCAAGAAGCCGGACGCCGAGGCGGATCTGCTGGAGCTGCCCGCCGACCGGCGCCCCGTCGTCTCCCACAAGGAACTGCTCGAACTGCGCAAGCAGCTCAACACGATGGTGGGCGCGTACGTCCACCAGAGCGGCAAACCGCACTCAGTGATCCACACGGAGCTGCGCCGTGTGTGCGGGGGACCGCCCAGCGCGGAGGCCACGGGCGGCCAACTCCGCGAGCGGATCAGAAAAGTTCAGGAATGGGCGACCCGAATGCGCTGA
- a CDS encoding MFS transporter — translation MSAAPVRRWPLTAVLTANAISATGRTLSLIGIPWFVLQTTGSAGRAGVVAFCATLPVVLAALIGGPVIDRIGRRRVSIASDLLCAFSVGAIPLLHRADALPFWTLCALVALHGLAHTPGDTARYVLVPDLAEHAGTSLTRAASLFDAVERGARMLGAALAGLVIALLGAEVALLLDALTFLLSALLIGTGLRGVRGAEPVKDLPPVSLRGYGAELREGCAYLTHTRLLAAVVLMVMFMNGIDQGWNAVLLPVHAERNLGGAAELGLVTAAFGAGGLLGALLYGAVGHRFRRRTVLAVAALLCGAPRFAVAGLTDSTVALAVVMAAAGVAGGTINPILTTVMYERVPDGLRSRVAGAMTSGCELTMPLGGLTAGLLVEGAGPTSALLLMGGVYLLATLSPVLLPVWRQLDTAARPDDPTDVSGPAPRPPAPAPSATTPRPSES, via the coding sequence GTGAGCGCCGCACCGGTACGGCGGTGGCCGCTCACCGCCGTCCTGACCGCCAACGCGATCTCCGCCACGGGCCGCACCCTCAGCCTGATCGGCATCCCCTGGTTCGTCCTCCAGACCACCGGCAGCGCCGGCCGCGCGGGCGTGGTCGCCTTCTGCGCCACCCTCCCGGTGGTGCTCGCCGCGCTCATCGGCGGCCCCGTCATCGACCGGATCGGCCGGCGCCGCGTCTCGATCGCCTCCGATCTGCTGTGCGCGTTCTCCGTCGGGGCGATCCCCCTGCTGCACCGCGCCGACGCCCTCCCCTTCTGGACGCTCTGCGCGCTGGTGGCGCTGCACGGCCTGGCCCACACACCCGGCGACACGGCCCGCTACGTCCTCGTACCGGATCTCGCCGAGCACGCGGGCACCTCGCTCACCCGCGCCGCGAGCCTCTTCGACGCGGTCGAGCGCGGCGCCCGGATGCTCGGCGCGGCGCTCGCGGGCCTGGTGATCGCGCTGCTCGGCGCCGAAGTCGCGCTGCTGCTCGACGCGTTGACGTTCCTGCTGTCGGCGCTGCTGATCGGCACCGGACTGCGCGGCGTACGGGGAGCGGAGCCGGTCAAGGACCTGCCGCCGGTGTCACTGCGTGGCTACGGCGCCGAACTGCGCGAGGGCTGCGCCTACTTGACGCACACCCGGCTGCTGGCGGCGGTCGTCCTCATGGTGATGTTCATGAACGGCATCGACCAGGGATGGAACGCGGTCCTGCTCCCCGTGCACGCCGAACGCAATCTGGGCGGGGCGGCCGAACTGGGCCTGGTCACGGCGGCGTTCGGGGCGGGCGGACTGCTGGGGGCGCTGCTGTACGGCGCGGTCGGCCACCGTTTCCGGCGCCGTACGGTCCTCGCCGTCGCCGCCCTGCTCTGCGGCGCGCCACGCTTCGCGGTCGCGGGTCTCACCGACTCCACGGTGGCGCTCGCCGTCGTCATGGCCGCGGCGGGGGTGGCGGGCGGGACGATCAACCCGATCCTGACGACGGTGATGTACGAACGCGTCCCCGACGGACTCCGCAGCCGGGTGGCCGGCGCGATGACCTCCGGGTGCGAACTGACCATGCCGCTGGGCGGTCTGACGGCGGGTCTGCTCGTCGAGGGCGCCGGCCCGACCTCCGCCCTGCTGCTGATGGGCGGCGTCTACCTGCTGGCGACGCTGAGCCCGGTGCTGCTGCCGGTGTGGCGCCAGCTGGACACCGCCGCGCGCCCGGACGACCCTACCGACGTCAGCGGCCCGGCACCTCGCCCCCCTGCTCCCGCGCCTTCGGCGACGACACCGCGCCCTTCAGAGTCGTGA
- a CDS encoding (2Fe-2S)-binding protein — protein MPQGGEYDGESTAFVQMPPTHPDRTDAPLAAPGHGYVPPTIDQRQPDDGAGPGGPADVGQWAPHTPQTQPDPYGYGQGYGQGYGQGHPHAYHPGAATGPDVPHDPQATGQWSFADTADGGGAPDARTEPESPSQLTGQWVIPVVTDDLPDESGEFTTSVPITSQWSGGAPPATLPGGARAPWAPEPEPVPEPAAEQPPQAAPDETEAAAPATGPDTDEEPGAEAAAATETGADGDTDAEAGADTETDADTATEAEAAPGALAEPAPEPEPTPLTSSNDSAEHPANSYVLRVNGGDRPVTDAWIGESLLYVLRERLGLAGAKDGCSQGECGACNVQVDGRLVASCLVPAATAAGSEVRTVEGLASDGEPSDVQRALANCGAVQCGFCIPGMAMTVHDLLEGNHDPSELETRQALSGNLCRCSGYRGVLDAVGEVVAERAASAEAADEARIPHQAPPGAGGAHPAPLDPHDGGMA, from the coding sequence ATCCCGCAGGGCGGCGAGTACGACGGCGAGTCGACCGCCTTCGTCCAGATGCCGCCCACACATCCGGACAGGACGGACGCGCCGCTGGCGGCGCCCGGACACGGCTACGTACCACCGACGATCGACCAGCGGCAGCCGGACGACGGCGCGGGTCCCGGCGGCCCGGCCGATGTCGGGCAGTGGGCGCCGCACACCCCGCAGACGCAGCCCGATCCGTACGGCTACGGGCAGGGGTACGGCCAGGGTTACGGGCAGGGCCATCCGCACGCGTACCACCCGGGCGCGGCCACCGGCCCGGACGTGCCGCACGACCCGCAGGCGACCGGCCAGTGGTCCTTCGCGGACACGGCCGACGGCGGCGGCGCCCCGGACGCCCGTACGGAGCCGGAGTCCCCGTCGCAGCTCACGGGGCAGTGGGTGATCCCCGTCGTCACGGACGATCTTCCGGACGAATCGGGCGAGTTCACCACGTCCGTGCCCATCACCTCGCAGTGGTCGGGCGGCGCTCCGCCCGCCACGCTTCCGGGTGGCGCGCGCGCTCCCTGGGCGCCCGAACCGGAACCGGTTCCGGAGCCCGCGGCGGAACAGCCGCCGCAGGCCGCGCCCGACGAGACCGAGGCAGCCGCTCCGGCGACCGGACCGGACACGGACGAGGAGCCCGGCGCCGAAGCGGCGGCCGCGACCGAGACCGGAGCGGACGGGGACACGGACGCCGAAGCGGGCGCCGACACGGAAACGGACGCCGACACGGCGACGGAAGCGGAAGCCGCGCCCGGCGCCCTCGCGGAGCCGGCACCGGAGCCCGAACCCACCCCCCTCACCAGCAGCAACGACAGCGCCGAACACCCCGCCAACTCCTACGTCCTGCGCGTCAACGGCGGCGACCGCCCCGTCACCGACGCCTGGATCGGCGAGTCCCTGCTCTACGTCCTGCGCGAGCGCCTCGGCCTCGCCGGTGCCAAGGACGGCTGCTCGCAGGGCGAGTGCGGTGCCTGCAACGTCCAGGTCGACGGCCGGCTCGTCGCCTCCTGCCTCGTCCCGGCGGCCACCGCGGCCGGTTCCGAGGTCCGTACGGTCGAGGGCCTGGCCTCCGACGGCGAACCGTCCGACGTGCAGCGCGCCCTGGCCAACTGCGGCGCCGTCCAGTGCGGTTTCTGCATCCCCGGCATGGCCATGACCGTCCACGACCTCCTCGAAGGCAACCACGACCCCAGCGAGCTGGAGACCCGCCAGGCACTGTCCGGCAACCTCTGCCGCTGTTCCGGATACCGGGGCGTCCTCGACGCCGTCGGCGAGGTCGTCGCCGAACGCGCGGCGAGCGCCGAGGCCGCCGACGAGGCCCGCATCCCGCACCAGGCACCACCGGGCGCAGGCGGCGCCCACCCGGCACCTCTCGACCCGCACGACGGAGGCATGGCGTGA
- a CDS encoding helix-turn-helix domain-containing protein, with product MTAETSQTLDRGLRVLKLLADTDHGLTVTELSNKLGVNRTVVYRLLATLEQHALVRRDLGGRARVGLGVLRLGRQVHPLVREAALPALRSLAEDIGATAHLTLVDGAEALAVAVVEPTWTDYHVAYRAGFRHPLDRGAAGKAILAARQGSYTEARCTLTHGELEAGASGAAAALVGVTGIEGSVGVVMLADSVPERVGPRVVDAAREVADALR from the coding sequence GTGACCGCGGAGACCTCCCAGACGCTCGACCGGGGACTGCGCGTCCTCAAACTGCTCGCCGACACCGACCACGGGCTGACCGTCACCGAGTTGTCCAACAAACTCGGCGTCAACCGCACCGTCGTCTACCGGCTCCTCGCCACCCTGGAACAGCACGCGCTGGTCCGCCGCGATCTCGGAGGACGCGCCAGAGTGGGCCTGGGGGTGCTGCGTCTGGGCCGCCAGGTGCATCCCCTCGTACGGGAAGCGGCGCTGCCCGCCCTGCGTTCGCTCGCCGAGGACATAGGCGCGACCGCCCATCTCACGCTCGTGGACGGCGCCGAGGCGCTGGCCGTGGCCGTCGTGGAGCCGACCTGGACGGACTACCACGTCGCCTACCGCGCCGGCTTCCGGCACCCGCTGGACCGGGGCGCCGCGGGCAAGGCGATCCTGGCCGCACGGCAGGGCTCGTACACCGAGGCGCGGTGCACGCTGACCCACGGCGAACTGGAGGCCGGCGCGAGCGGCGCCGCCGCCGCGCTCGTCGGGGTGACCGGGATCGAGGGCAGCGTGGGCGTCGTGATGCTCGCCGACTCGGTGCCGGAGCGGGTGGGACCGCGCGTGGTCGACGCCGCGCGTGAGGTGGCCGACGCACTGCGCTGA
- a CDS encoding FAD binding domain-containing protein produces the protein MTTHAPQTAQSVTLPVSLDEAVAALSAMPAAVPVAGGTDLMAAVNKGLLRPAGLVGLGRISELRGWHYQDGHALLGTGLTHARMGRPDFAALIPALAASSRAAGPPQIRNAGTLGGNIATAAPTGDSLPVLAALEADLVVAGPDGARREIPVSHLLAGREMLAPAELIGFVRVPLLHAPQVYLKATGRTGPGRATASVAVVLDPARRGVRCAVGAIAPMPLRPMEAERWIASLIDWDADRGLAPEALAAFGEYVAAACIPDPVPEADGSEPPALPPAVLHLRRTVATLARRALGRALP, from the coding sequence TTGACCACGCACGCACCGCAGACCGCGCAGTCGGTGACGTTGCCGGTCTCGCTCGACGAGGCCGTGGCGGCACTGAGCGCCATGCCTGCCGCCGTGCCCGTCGCGGGTGGCACCGATCTGATGGCCGCCGTCAACAAGGGCCTGCTCAGGCCGGCCGGCCTGGTCGGACTCGGCCGGATCAGCGAACTGCGCGGCTGGCACTACCAGGACGGACACGCCCTGCTGGGCACCGGACTCACCCACGCGCGCATGGGACGGCCCGACTTCGCCGCCCTCATCCCCGCGCTCGCCGCGTCCTCGCGCGCCGCGGGCCCGCCCCAGATCCGCAACGCGGGCACGCTCGGCGGCAACATCGCCACCGCGGCCCCCACCGGCGACTCACTGCCCGTCCTGGCGGCCCTGGAGGCGGACCTCGTCGTCGCGGGCCCCGACGGCGCGCGCCGTGAGATCCCCGTCTCCCATCTGCTGGCGGGCCGCGAGATGCTGGCGCCCGCCGAACTCATCGGCTTCGTCCGCGTACCGCTGCTGCACGCCCCGCAGGTCTACCTCAAGGCGACCGGCCGCACCGGCCCCGGCCGGGCCACCGCGTCCGTCGCCGTCGTGCTCGACCCGGCGCGCCGGGGCGTGCGCTGCGCGGTCGGCGCGATCGCGCCGATGCCGCTGCGCCCGATGGAGGCCGAGCGCTGGATCGCCTCGCTGATCGACTGGGACGCGGACAGGGGGCTGGCGCCCGAGGCGCTGGCGGCCTTCGGGGAGTACGTCGCCGCGGCCTGTATCCCCGACCCGGTCCCGGAGGCGGACGGGAGCGAGCCGCCCGCCCTGCCGCCCGCCGTACTGCACCTGAGGCGTACCGTCGCCACGCTGGCTCGACGAGCACTGGGGAGGGCGCTGCCGTGA
- a CDS encoding S16 family serine protease encodes MLSRLSGPSRPRTLALSAIPIVALLVVVGVAPLPYAVAQPGLTANVLGDYQGTPVISIKGAPTRETEGELRMTTILATGPSAEVDFGDVLDGWIRTDRAVLPRDSVYPAGQSDKEIQKHNTDEMVKSQNSAVDAALGQLGRKRDSVDVTLHLADVGGPSAGLLFALGIVDMLDGDGSGGDLTGGRNIAGTGTISADGDVGAVGGVSLKTQAAGRDGATVFLVPAAECADARSELPDGMRLIPVRTLEGAVSSLKALEQGGEVPGC; translated from the coding sequence GTGCTCTCTCGTCTCTCCGGCCCCTCGCGCCCCCGCACCCTCGCCCTCTCGGCGATCCCGATCGTCGCGCTGCTCGTCGTCGTCGGAGTCGCCCCGTTGCCGTACGCGGTGGCCCAGCCGGGCCTGACCGCGAACGTCCTCGGCGACTACCAGGGAACGCCCGTCATCTCGATCAAGGGCGCGCCGACCCGCGAGACCGAGGGTGAACTGCGGATGACGACGATCCTGGCGACGGGACCGTCCGCCGAGGTCGACTTCGGCGATGTCCTCGACGGCTGGATCCGGACCGACCGCGCCGTACTGCCGCGCGACTCCGTCTACCCGGCGGGCCAGTCCGACAAGGAGATCCAGAAGCACAACACCGACGAGATGGTGAAGTCGCAGAACTCCGCCGTCGACGCGGCGCTCGGCCAGCTCGGCCGGAAGCGGGACTCCGTGGACGTCACCCTCCATCTCGCCGATGTCGGCGGCCCCAGCGCGGGCCTCCTCTTCGCGCTCGGCATCGTCGACATGCTCGACGGCGACGGCTCCGGCGGCGACCTCACCGGCGGCCGCAACATCGCGGGCACCGGCACGATCAGCGCGGACGGGGACGTCGGCGCGGTCGGCGGCGTCTCGCTCAAGACCCAGGCGGCGGGCCGCGACGGCGCCACGGTCTTCCTCGTCCCGGCGGCGGAGTGTGCGGACGCGCGGTCCGAACTCCCCGACGGGATGCGGCTGATCCCGGTCCGGACCCTGGAGGGCGCGGTGTCGTCACTGAAGGCGCTGGAGCAGGGGGGCGAGGTGCCGGGCTGCTGA
- a CDS encoding xanthine dehydrogenase family protein molybdopterin-binding subunit, with amino-acid sequence MSNDAATETQALDGPRQEPPALGLGASLPPADARAKTEGTFPYAADLWAEGLLWAALLRSPHPHARILSIDTSAAAGMPGVRAVVTHLDVLGDPSYGRLVADRPVFASEVVRHHGEAIAAVAADHPDTARLAAAAIAVEYEVLDPVTDPEKAFEAEPLHPDGNLIRHIPLRYGDPDLTGDVVVEGLYRIGRQDPAPIGAEAGLAVPRPDGGVEIYTGSTDPHTDRDLAAACFGLEPDQVKVVVTGVPGATGDREDPGFQIPLGLLALRTGCPVKLAATREESFLGHAHRHPTLLRYRHHADSEGRLVKVEAQILLDAGAYADASSESLAAAVAFACGPYIVPHAFIEGWAVRTNNPPSGHVRGEGAMQVCAAYEGQMDKLATKLGIDPAELRLRNALATGDILPTGQTVTCPAPVAELLRAVRDFPLPALPKDIPESSWLLPGGPEGAGEPGAVRRGVGYALGMVHMLGAEGADEVSTATVKVHDGVATVICAAVETGQGFSTLARQIVQETLGIEEVHVASVDTDQPPAGPATHGRHTWVSGGAVERAAKMVRTQLLQPLAHKFGMSTELLQITDGKITSYDGVLSTTVTEAMDGKELWATAQCRPHPTEPLDDSGQGDAFVGLAFCAIRAVVDVDIELGSIRVVEMAVAQDVGRVLNPAQLATRIEAGVTQGIGTALTENLRTTRGLVRRPDLTGYALPTSLDAPDIRIVKLVEERDVVAPFGAKPASAAPVVTSPAAVAAAVRAATGRPVNRLPVRPQSAVVTAGA; translated from the coding sequence GTGAGCAACGACGCGGCCACCGAGACCCAGGCGCTCGACGGCCCCCGGCAGGAGCCGCCCGCGCTGGGTCTCGGCGCCTCCCTCCCCCCGGCCGACGCCCGCGCCAAGACCGAGGGCACGTTCCCGTACGCCGCCGACCTCTGGGCCGAGGGCCTGCTGTGGGCGGCGCTCCTGCGCTCACCGCACCCGCACGCGCGGATCCTGTCGATCGACACGAGCGCGGCGGCCGGGATGCCGGGCGTACGGGCCGTGGTGACCCATCTCGACGTCCTCGGCGACCCCTCCTACGGACGGCTCGTCGCCGACCGCCCCGTCTTCGCCTCCGAGGTCGTACGCCACCACGGCGAGGCCATCGCCGCCGTCGCGGCCGACCATCCCGACACAGCCCGCCTCGCCGCCGCCGCCATCGCCGTCGAGTACGAGGTCCTCGATCCCGTCACCGACCCGGAGAAGGCCTTCGAGGCGGAGCCGCTGCACCCCGACGGCAATCTGATCCGCCACATCCCGCTGCGCTACGGGGACCCCGACCTCACCGGCGACGTGGTCGTCGAGGGCCTGTACCGGATCGGCCGCCAGGACCCGGCCCCCATCGGCGCGGAGGCCGGCCTCGCCGTACCGCGCCCCGACGGCGGCGTGGAGATCTACACCGGGTCCACCGACCCGCACACCGACCGCGATCTGGCCGCCGCCTGCTTCGGCCTCGAACCCGACCAGGTGAAGGTCGTCGTCACCGGAGTCCCCGGCGCCACCGGCGACCGCGAGGACCCCGGCTTCCAGATCCCGCTCGGCCTGCTCGCGCTGCGCACCGGCTGCCCGGTGAAGCTGGCCGCGACCCGCGAGGAGTCCTTCCTCGGACACGCGCACCGGCACCCGACGCTGCTGCGCTACCGCCACCACGCCGACAGCGAGGGCCGGCTCGTCAAGGTCGAGGCGCAGATCCTCCTCGACGCGGGCGCGTACGCCGACGCCTCGTCCGAATCCCTCGCGGCGGCCGTCGCGTTCGCCTGCGGCCCCTACATCGTCCCGCACGCCTTCATCGAAGGCTGGGCCGTGCGCACCAACAACCCGCCGTCGGGCCATGTCCGGGGCGAGGGCGCGATGCAGGTCTGCGCCGCCTACGAGGGCCAGATGGACAAGCTGGCCACCAAACTCGGCATCGACCCGGCCGAACTGCGTCTGCGCAACGCGCTGGCGACCGGCGACATCCTGCCCACCGGGCAGACGGTGACCTGCCCGGCGCCCGTCGCCGAACTGCTGCGTGCGGTCCGGGACTTCCCGCTCCCCGCACTGCCCAAGGACATCCCCGAGTCGTCCTGGCTGCTGCCGGGCGGCCCCGAGGGCGCGGGCGAGCCCGGCGCCGTACGCCGCGGCGTGGGCTACGCGCTCGGCATGGTCCACATGCTCGGCGCCGAGGGCGCCGACGAGGTCTCCACGGCCACCGTCAAGGTCCACGACGGCGTCGCCACGGTCATCTGCGCGGCCGTCGAGACCGGACAGGGTTTCTCCACCCTCGCCCGCCAGATCGTCCAGGAGACGCTCGGCATCGAGGAGGTCCACGTCGCCTCGGTCGACACCGACCAGCCCCCGGCGGGCCCCGCCACGCACGGCCGCCACACCTGGGTCTCGGGCGGCGCCGTCGAGCGCGCCGCGAAGATGGTCCGTACGCAGCTCCTCCAGCCGCTGGCGCACAAGTTCGGCATGTCGACGGAGCTGCTCCAGATCACCGACGGAAAGATCACCTCCTACGACGGTGTGCTGTCGACCACCGTCACCGAGGCGATGGACGGCAAGGAGCTGTGGGCCACCGCGCAGTGCCGCCCGCACCCCACCGAACCGCTGGACGACTCCGGCCAGGGCGACGCGTTCGTCGGCCTCGCCTTCTGCGCGATCCGCGCGGTCGTGGACGTCGACATCGAACTCGGCTCGATCCGCGTCGTGGAGATGGCCGTCGCGCAGGACGTCGGCCGGGTCCTCAACCCGGCTCAGCTCGCGACCCGTATCGAGGCCGGCGTCACCCAGGGCATCGGTACGGCCCTGACGGAGAACCTCCGTACGACGCGCGGTCTGGTACGCCGTCCCGACCTCACCGGCTACGCGCTGCCGACGTCCCTGGACGCGCCCGACATCCGGATCGTCAAACTGGTCGAGGAGCGCGACGTGGTCGCCCCGTTCGGCGCGAAGCCGGCGAGCGCGGCACCGGTCGTGACGTCCCCGGCGGCGGTGGCGGCGGCGGTGCGCGCGGCGACGGGGCGGCCGGTCAACAGGCTGCCGGTCAGGCCGCAGTCGGCGGTCGTGACGGCGGGGGCCTGA